A stretch of Neisseria subflava DNA encodes these proteins:
- the ampD gene encoding 1,6-anhydro-N-acetylmuramyl-L-alanine amidase AmpD, with protein MNSPSKNTWQNGRWLNARQTHSPNFSPREPDEDISLVVLHNISLPPFEYNTGAVEKLFTNQINPDEHPFFSIIHTLRVSSHFFISRKGETVQFVSCDDMAYHAGVSSFQGREKCNAFSIGIELEGCDFEPFTEAQYTSLQALLTAISEHYPIQAVTGHQDIAPDRKTDPGHFFDWPRLQKAGFPVRRG; from the coding sequence ATGAATTCTCCTTCAAAAAACACTTGGCAAAACGGCCGTTGGCTGAATGCACGCCAAACCCATTCGCCCAATTTCAGCCCGCGCGAACCGGATGAAGACATCTCTTTAGTTGTCCTCCACAATATTTCCCTCCCTCCTTTTGAATACAACACAGGGGCAGTGGAAAAATTGTTTACCAACCAAATCAACCCTGACGAGCATCCTTTCTTCAGCATCATCCATACCTTGCGCGTCTCCAGCCATTTTTTCATCAGCCGTAAGGGCGAAACCGTCCAATTCGTTTCCTGCGACGACATGGCCTATCATGCCGGTGTATCATCGTTTCAAGGCAGAGAAAAATGCAATGCCTTTTCCATCGGTATCGAATTGGAAGGCTGCGATTTCGAGCCTTTTACCGAAGCACAATACACCAGCCTGCAAGCCTTGCTGACCGCCATTTCCGAACATTACCCGATTCAGGCCGTTACCGGTCATCAGGACATCGCGCCGGACAGGAAAACCGATCCCGGTCATTTCTTCGATTGGCCTCGCCTTCAAAAAGCAGGTTTCCCCGTCCGGCGGGGATAA
- a CDS encoding cell division protein ZipA C-terminal FtsZ-binding domain-containing protein, translated as MIFIVLALAALLAVIGYNMYQENQYRKQVREQFGHSDKDALLTSKTKHVRDSKETGGQGLFIKKNKKTEEALRNLQEQDEIYAAKAKLAHPAQLKTDVELTMEDDFSAEEKVQHTVIGLNNEITVSPAEAASAPVETAAEPVAKVPLISLDELSQVELPWFDPRFDYMAYISLKQAQELHALPRLSGTHRFQIIGCTIDDHFRVAEPIPGVYYQGFVMGLQAVSRNGLAAREELQHFDQQVDAFARLMDGKVLHTDLDAFTEVAQALDQFCARVDQTIAIHLVSHSNISGVELRAAVEDTGFKLGEDGAFHFGDNNNPKLFSIHTLDNKPFTNSLLDNQAYRGFSMLLDIPHVPAGEKTFDKFMDLAVKLSGQLSLDLVNDQMKEVSTQWLKDVRNYVLARQEEMLKVGIKPGSKQALRLFS; from the coding sequence ATGATTTTCATCGTCTTAGCCCTCGCCGCCCTTTTGGCGGTCATCGGTTACAACATGTACCAGGAAAACCAATACCGCAAACAAGTGCGCGAACAATTCGGCCATTCCGATAAAGATGCGCTTTTGACCAGCAAAACCAAACATGTCCGCGACAGCAAAGAAACCGGCGGCCAGGGTTTGTTTATCAAGAAAAACAAAAAAACCGAAGAGGCATTGCGCAACCTGCAAGAGCAAGATGAAATCTACGCGGCAAAAGCCAAACTGGCTCACCCTGCCCAGCTTAAAACGGATGTCGAGCTGACCATGGAAGACGACTTTTCCGCAGAAGAAAAAGTTCAACACACCGTTATCGGTTTGAACAATGAAATTACCGTCAGCCCTGCCGAAGCCGCTTCTGCTCCGGTTGAAACCGCAGCCGAACCTGTAGCAAAAGTACCATTGATCAGCTTGGACGAATTGTCTCAAGTCGAGTTGCCTTGGTTTGACCCGCGCTTCGACTACATGGCCTACATCTCCCTAAAACAAGCCCAAGAATTGCACGCCCTGCCGCGCCTTTCCGGCACTCACCGCTTCCAAATCATCGGTTGCACCATAGACGACCATTTCCGCGTTGCCGAGCCGATTCCGGGAGTTTACTACCAAGGCTTCGTTATGGGCCTGCAGGCTGTCAGCCGCAATGGTTTGGCCGCGCGTGAAGAGCTGCAACACTTCGACCAACAGGTTGATGCTTTTGCCCGACTGATGGACGGCAAAGTTTTGCATACCGACTTGGACGCGTTCACCGAAGTTGCACAAGCTCTCGACCAATTCTGTGCGCGTGTTGACCAAACCATCGCCATTCACTTGGTTTCCCATTCCAATATCAGCGGCGTAGAATTGCGTGCCGCCGTGGAAGATACAGGCTTCAAACTGGGCGAAGACGGCGCTTTCCACTTCGGTGACAACAACAACCCTAAATTGTTCTCCATCCATACTTTGGACAACAAACCGTTTACCAACTCTCTGTTGGACAACCAAGCCTACCGCGGTTTCAGCATGCTTCTGGATATTCCGCATGTTCCTGCCGGCGAAAAAACTTTCGACAAATTTATGGACTTGGCAGTCAAACTCTCCGGCCAACTCAGCTTGGATTTGGTTAACGACCAAATGAAAGAAGTTTCCACTCAATGGCTCAAAGACGTACGCAACTATGTTTTGGCCCGTCAGGAAGAAATGCTTAAAGTCGGCATCAAACCCGGCAGCAAACAAGCCCTGCGCCTGTTCTCTTAA
- a CDS encoding DUF5071 domain-containing protein, whose translation MRPKDKFDIKACKKIKDCNDEELIEMGEWLSGWLGDANFPVFSEIVEIFVERQDTLLPFVSNIFYSNDSICIYWVLLELYPKLSYQNQVALAIDLEHCLHNISEKLILDEDDENLKEILEKVLN comes from the coding sequence ATGCGTCCTAAAGATAAGTTTGACATCAAGGCTTGCAAAAAAATTAAGGACTGCAACGATGAGGAATTAATTGAGATGGGGGAGTGGCTCTCAGGATGGTTGGGAGATGCGAACTTTCCTGTTTTTAGTGAAATTGTCGAAATCTTTGTAGAACGACAAGACACATTACTTCCATTCGTTTCAAATATTTTTTACTCAAATGATAGTATATGCATTTATTGGGTTTTACTTGAACTCTATCCAAAATTATCCTATCAAAACCAAGTAGCCTTAGCCATTGATTTGGAACATTGTCTTCATAATATTTCAGAAAAATTAATTTTGGATGAAGATGATGAAAACCTTAAAGAAATCTTGGAAAAAGTTTTAAATTAA
- the ligA gene encoding NAD-dependent DNA ligase LigA, which produces MNPTAQRIKYLTDLLNRYAYEYYTLDAPSVPDAEYDKLFRELEALELNHPELKLPDSPTQRVGGEPLAGFDEVRHEVPMLSLTNAFSPQDENGVFDHAEMYAFDERVRGGLNGEKPEYVIEPKFDGLAISLLYRDGVLIQAATRGDGTTGEDVTQNVKTVSNIPLRLYGENIPELIEIRGEVLMLKADFAALNERQAENGQKPFANPRNAAAGSLRQLDSRITAQRKLHFFPYSIARQQGGFIAEEHLQELGYCKELGFSLPDGNFGCFPNIDEVLAFYEKMQQKRPTLPYEIDGMVVKVNSLAQQEKLGFISRAPRWAIAHKFPAEEALTIVEAIDVQIGRTGAVTPVARLQPVFVGGVTVTNATLHNQDEVSRKDVRVGDTVVVRRAGDVIPEIVRVIFERRPMQETKIAVSDGLQDDLFAETPSKTQAEPLHKPYRLPTHCPICHSEIEREEGEAVARCSGGMLCQAQRAQGLIHFASRKAMDIDGLGQKQIEQLVAQDLVRHFADLYRLDIPTLQKMKETADKASANEEEPSNGEIEDSESETGNTLLSKNNKKQPTKWAENILAGIEASKTPELARFLFALGIRHVGERTAKTLAQAFGTLEHIRYAPEPILACLPDIGTVVARSIAHFFAHEAQQAMIDELLAVGVTPQSQAVTIPPLRHAEPQRWIARLPDFKISETKALALWELAGQSIEGLQTDKALPADWQTWRSKPQNAVLLENMKTFFAQTLSNLQDETISDDINEAIAGKTFVLTGTLPTLKRDQAQAMIEAAGGKVSGSVSKKTDYVVAGEAAGSKLEKAQTLGVAILTEEELLTLLG; this is translated from the coding sequence ATGAACCCGACCGCACAACGTATCAAATACCTGACCGACCTCCTCAACCGCTACGCCTACGAATATTACACCCTAGACGCACCCAGCGTACCCGATGCCGAATACGATAAATTGTTCCGCGAGCTCGAAGCATTGGAGCTAAATCATCCTGAGTTGAAACTGCCCGACAGCCCGACCCAGCGCGTCGGCGGCGAGCCTTTGGCAGGCTTTGATGAAGTGCGTCATGAAGTGCCTATGTTGTCACTGACCAACGCCTTCTCACCGCAAGATGAAAACGGCGTGTTCGATCATGCCGAAATGTACGCTTTCGATGAGCGCGTTCGTGGTGGTTTAAATGGAGAAAAACCGGAATACGTTATTGAGCCTAAATTTGACGGTCTGGCCATCAGCCTGCTGTACCGCGACGGCGTATTGATTCAAGCGGCAACCCGTGGCGACGGCACAACAGGCGAAGACGTTACCCAAAACGTCAAAACCGTATCCAACATCCCCCTGCGCCTGTATGGAGAAAATATCCCCGAGCTTATCGAAATACGCGGCGAAGTCCTGATGCTTAAAGCCGATTTTGCCGCCTTAAATGAACGACAGGCTGAAAACGGACAAAAACCTTTCGCCAATCCGCGCAATGCGGCCGCCGGCAGTCTGCGCCAACTCGATTCGCGCATTACGGCACAGCGCAAACTGCATTTCTTCCCCTATTCCATCGCCCGACAACAAGGCGGTTTTATCGCAGAAGAACACCTGCAAGAGCTGGGCTACTGCAAAGAGCTTGGCTTCAGCCTGCCCGATGGTAATTTCGGCTGCTTCCCAAATATCGACGAAGTATTGGCATTTTACGAGAAAATGCAGCAAAAACGTCCTACTCTGCCCTACGAAATCGATGGTATGGTGGTCAAAGTCAACAGTCTGGCACAACAAGAAAAACTGGGCTTCATCTCACGCGCGCCACGTTGGGCCATTGCCCACAAATTTCCTGCTGAAGAAGCATTGACCATTGTCGAAGCCATTGATGTACAAATCGGGCGTACCGGCGCAGTAACCCCGGTTGCCCGCCTGCAACCTGTATTTGTCGGCGGCGTTACCGTTACCAACGCCACCCTGCACAATCAGGACGAAGTATCGCGCAAAGACGTGCGCGTTGGCGATACCGTCGTCGTGCGCCGCGCCGGAGACGTAATTCCCGAGATAGTACGCGTGATTTTTGAACGCCGCCCAATGCAGGAGACCAAAATTGCTGTTTCAGACGGCCTGCAAGACGATTTGTTTGCCGAAACACCTTCTAAAACGCAAGCCGAACCGCTTCACAAACCCTACCGCCTGCCCACCCATTGCCCTATCTGTCACAGCGAAATCGAACGCGAAGAAGGCGAAGCAGTTGCCCGGTGTAGCGGCGGTATGCTTTGCCAGGCTCAACGCGCGCAAGGTTTAATCCACTTTGCCTCACGCAAAGCCATGGACATTGACGGACTTGGTCAAAAACAAATCGAGCAACTGGTCGCACAAGATTTGGTTCGTCATTTCGCCGACCTCTACCGCCTCGATATTCCAACCCTGCAAAAAATGAAGGAAACAGCGGATAAAGCATCAGCTAATGAAGAAGAACCATCAAATGGTGAGATTGAAGACTCTGAAAGCGAGACCGGCAATACTCTGCTTAGCAAAAACAATAAAAAACAGCCGACCAAATGGGCGGAAAACATCCTCGCGGGCATAGAAGCCAGCAAAACGCCCGAACTCGCCCGCTTCCTTTTTGCCCTCGGCATCCGTCACGTCGGCGAACGCACCGCCAAAACGTTGGCGCAGGCATTCGGCACACTGGAACACATCCGCTATGCACCTGAACCCATCCTCGCCTGCCTGCCCGATATCGGTACGGTGGTTGCCCGCTCCATCGCCCACTTTTTTGCCCACGAAGCACAACAGGCGATGATAGACGAGCTGCTGGCTGTAGGTGTTACCCCGCAAAGCCAAGCTGTCACTATCCCTCCTCTGCGCCATGCAGAACCGCAACGCTGGATTGCTCGCCTGCCCGATTTTAAAATCAGCGAAACCAAAGCACTGGCCTTGTGGGAGCTTGCCGGACAAAGCATAGAAGGCTTGCAAACTGACAAAGCGTTGCCTGCCGATTGGCAGACATGGCGCAGTAAACCACAAAACGCAGTCCTTCTTGAAAATATGAAAACTTTCTTTGCTCAAACGCTGTCTAATCTTCAAGATGAAACTATTTCAGACGACATTAACGAGGCTATAGCAGGTAAAACCTTTGTATTAACAGGTACTTTACCCACACTCAAACGCGACCAAGCCCAAGCCATGATTGAAGCTGCAGGCGGTAAAGTTTCCGGCAGCGTATCTAAAAAAACCGACTATGTTGTCGCCGGAGAAGCTGCAGGCAGTAAATTGGAAAAAGCCCAAACTTTGGGCGTGGCCATATTAACCGAAGAAGAATTGCTGACGTTGCTGGGATAA
- a CDS encoding MliC family protein, which yields MKVKALLAIAAAMSLAACAAPEAHRHDHGQRHEHNHDHGHAHEHGQQHNDGRVQSFSCENGLSVQVRNLSTNQVELRLDDKVATLSSAVAGSGERYVANQGLFGKGAEWHQKGSEAFFGFTDPYGNKVETSCSAR from the coding sequence ATGAAAGTAAAAGCCCTGCTTGCAATTGCCGCCGCCATGAGCCTCGCTGCCTGTGCCGCACCTGAAGCCCATCGCCATGACCATGGTCAACGTCATGAGCACAATCATGACCACGGCCATGCACACGAACATGGTCAGCAACATAATGACGGCCGTGTTCAATCATTCAGCTGCGAAAACGGCCTGTCTGTACAAGTCCGCAACCTGAGCACCAACCAAGTTGAACTGCGTCTGGACGACAAAGTTGCCACCCTGTCTTCTGCCGTTGCAGGTTCAGGCGAACGCTATGTTGCCAACCAAGGCCTGTTCGGCAAAGGCGCTGAATGGCATCAAAAAGGCAGCGAAGCATTCTTCGGCTTCACTGACCCATACGGCAACAAAGTAGAAACTTCTTGCTCTGCCCGCTAA
- a CDS encoding type B 50S ribosomal protein L31 produces MKPDIHPDNYRTVLFYDSGADQGWLIRSCANTHGKTMVWKDGVEYPLFSLDTSSASHPVYTGKQRNVNVEGRASKFNQRYQSMMSSFRKDK; encoded by the coding sequence ATGAAACCCGATATCCACCCAGACAACTATCGTACCGTCCTGTTTTACGACAGTGGTGCAGACCAAGGATGGCTCATCCGTTCATGTGCCAATACCCACGGGAAAACCATGGTTTGGAAAGACGGAGTAGAGTATCCCCTCTTCTCTCTTGATACCTCTTCCGCGTCCCACCCCGTATACACAGGCAAACAACGCAATGTCAATGTTGAAGGCCGCGCCAGCAAATTCAACCAACGTTACCAATCCATGATGTCTTCTTTCAGAAAGGATAAATGA
- the tmk gene encoding dTMP kinase: MKPRFITLDGIDGAGKSTNLAVMKAWFEKHQLPVLFTREPGGTPAGEALREILLNPATQVSLRTETLLMFAARQQHLETVILPALKNGTHVVSDRFTDATFAYQGGGRGVPLQDIATLEHWVQGNFRPDLTLLLDVPLEVSMARINQTREKDRFEQEEAEFFNRVREVYLQRANEQPERYAVIDSSQSLDAVKNQIETALDSHFGLNV, translated from the coding sequence ATGAAACCCAGATTTATTACCCTTGACGGCATAGACGGCGCAGGCAAATCCACCAACCTCGCCGTAATGAAAGCATGGTTTGAAAAACACCAACTGCCCGTATTGTTTACGCGCGAACCGGGAGGCACTCCGGCCGGAGAAGCATTGCGTGAAATCCTGCTCAACCCAGCCACCCAAGTCAGTCTGCGTACCGAAACCCTGCTGATGTTTGCAGCCAGACAGCAACACTTGGAAACGGTCATTCTGCCGGCCCTCAAAAACGGCACGCATGTGGTTTCCGACCGTTTTACCGATGCAACGTTTGCCTATCAAGGCGGCGGACGCGGCGTTCCCTTGCAAGATATTGCCACGCTTGAGCATTGGGTGCAGGGTAATTTCCGCCCAGATTTAACCTTGCTGTTGGATGTGCCTTTGGAAGTGTCAATGGCACGCATCAACCAAACGCGTGAGAAAGACCGCTTTGAGCAAGAAGAAGCCGAGTTTTTCAATCGAGTGCGCGAAGTATATCTGCAACGTGCTAACGAACAGCCGGAACGCTATGCCGTCATCGACAGCAGCCAAAGTCTGGATGCGGTAAAAAATCAGATTGAAACCGCGCTAGACAGTCATTTTGGATTGAATGTTTAA
- the galU gene encoding UTP--glucose-1-phosphate uridylyltransferase GalU, which yields MKPIKKCVFPVAGMGTRFLPATKASPKEMLPIVDKPLIQYAVEEAVEAGCTEMVFITGRNKRSIEDHFDKAYELETELELRQKDKLLAHVRDILPSNITCMYIRQTEALGLGHAVLCAQAAVGNEPFAVILADDLIDAPKGALKQMVNVYNQSGNSVLGVETVDPSQTGSYGIVEVEQLKNYQRITNIVEKPKPEEAPSNLAVVGRYILTPRIFDLLTNLPRGAGNEIQLTDGIARLLDHEFVLAHAFDGKRYDCGSKLGYLEATVAYGLKHPETGEQFKELLKQYA from the coding sequence ATGAAACCCATTAAAAAATGCGTCTTTCCCGTTGCCGGTATGGGCACCCGTTTCTTGCCTGCGACCAAAGCCAGTCCAAAAGAAATGCTGCCTATCGTGGACAAACCTCTGATTCAATATGCAGTTGAAGAAGCGGTTGAAGCCGGCTGTACCGAAATGGTGTTCATCACCGGCCGTAACAAACGCAGTATCGAAGACCACTTCGACAAAGCATACGAGTTGGAAACCGAATTGGAATTGCGTCAAAAAGACAAACTGTTGGCGCACGTTCGCGACATCCTGCCTTCCAACATTACCTGCATGTACATCCGTCAAACTGAAGCATTGGGTTTGGGTCATGCCGTATTGTGCGCGCAGGCTGCCGTTGGTAATGAACCTTTTGCCGTTATTTTGGCAGATGATTTGATTGATGCGCCTAAAGGTGCGTTGAAACAGATGGTTAATGTGTACAACCAAAGCGGTAACAGCGTTTTAGGCGTTGAAACCGTTGATCCTTCTCAAACAGGCTCTTACGGTATCGTTGAAGTTGAACAGCTGAAAAACTATCAACGTATCACCAATATCGTTGAAAAACCCAAACCGGAAGAAGCGCCTTCCAACCTTGCAGTTGTCGGCCGCTACATCCTGACTCCGCGTATTTTTGACTTGTTGACCAACCTGCCCCGAGGTGCTGGTAACGAAATCCAGCTGACAGACGGTATCGCCCGCCTGCTCGACCATGAGTTTGTGTTGGCTCATGCGTTTGATGGCAAACGCTACGACTGCGGCAGCAAATTGGGTTACCTTGAAGCAACCGTGGCTTACGGTTTGAAACACCCTGAAACTGGCGAACAATTCAAAGAATTGCTCAAGCAATACGCTTAA
- the ykgO gene encoding type B 50S ribosomal protein L36 encodes MQVLSSLKTAKKRHRDCQIVRRKGKVYVICKSNPRFKARQR; translated from the coding sequence ATGCAAGTCCTCTCATCCCTGAAAACTGCAAAAAAACGACACCGCGACTGCCAAATTGTCCGCCGAAAAGGCAAAGTGTACGTCATTTGCAAGAGCAATCCCCGTTTTAAAGCACGCCAGCGTTAA
- a CDS encoding TrkH family potassium uptake protein, whose product MMYLYKGFRLGGAVSKVMPIIHVLSKLGLLFSLLLAVPTLMSYFYHDSAFFVFAYTALTVLLVSCVTWVLTLRFNRELRPRDGFTLVLMLWLAFAVVAAMPIYFYMPSMSFTDAFFEAMSGLTTTGATVISGLDTLDPSVNFWRHMLNWLGGMGIIVLAVAILPMLGVGGTQLFKAEIPGMDKESKMAPRISQVAKRLWFAYALTTAAALVSLHIAGMGWFDALCHAMSAVALGGFSTHDDSVAYFDSVAVEWTLMFFTVWGGINFASHFTALGNRSLQVYWKDEECRSMLLVLSGSILISALYLWQQDVYQSLGEALRFVSFNFVSIGLASGFSNADFAQWPLIVSLWMFFLSNVLASSGSMGGGIKNVRALVLFKFSLREMLILLHPRAVRTVKVNNRSIPDRMALTVMSFIFIYFMTVIVFSFLLMAAGLDFLSAFTAVIACITNAGPGLGAVGPSHNYAALSDVQKWLCTAVMLLGRLEIFTVLILFTPAYWKK is encoded by the coding sequence ATGATGTATTTGTATAAGGGTTTCAGATTGGGTGGTGCGGTAAGCAAGGTTATGCCGATTATCCATGTATTGTCCAAGCTGGGGCTGTTGTTTTCACTGTTGTTGGCTGTGCCGACACTGATGTCGTATTTTTATCACGACAGCGCGTTTTTCGTGTTTGCCTACACGGCTTTGACGGTATTGTTGGTGTCGTGCGTTACTTGGGTGCTGACTTTGCGTTTCAACCGTGAATTGCGGCCGCGTGACGGATTTACCCTGGTATTGATGCTGTGGCTGGCCTTTGCCGTCGTGGCGGCGATGCCGATTTATTTCTATATGCCGTCCATGAGTTTCACCGATGCGTTTTTTGAAGCGATGTCGGGGCTGACGACAACGGGGGCAACAGTGATTTCCGGCTTGGATACGCTGGATCCGTCGGTGAATTTTTGGCGGCACATGCTCAACTGGCTTGGCGGTATGGGTATTATCGTGTTGGCTGTGGCAATTTTGCCGATGTTGGGCGTGGGGGGGACGCAGCTTTTCAAAGCGGAAATTCCGGGTATGGATAAGGAAAGCAAGATGGCTCCCCGTATTTCGCAAGTGGCCAAACGATTGTGGTTTGCCTATGCGCTGACAACTGCTGCCGCCTTGGTATCCTTACATATTGCCGGTATGGGCTGGTTTGATGCCTTGTGCCATGCGATGTCGGCAGTGGCTTTGGGCGGTTTTTCGACACATGATGACAGCGTTGCCTATTTTGATTCCGTAGCAGTTGAATGGACGTTGATGTTTTTTACCGTCTGGGGCGGTATCAATTTCGCCAGTCACTTTACTGCGCTGGGCAACCGCTCTTTGCAGGTGTATTGGAAAGATGAAGAATGCCGCTCCATGTTGCTGGTTTTATCGGGCAGTATTTTGATTTCGGCATTGTATTTATGGCAGCAGGACGTTTATCAAAGCCTTGGCGAAGCTTTGCGCTTTGTCAGCTTCAACTTTGTGTCCATCGGATTGGCCAGCGGTTTTTCCAATGCTGACTTTGCCCAATGGCCGCTGATTGTGTCATTGTGGATGTTTTTCCTGTCGAACGTATTGGCAAGTTCAGGCTCTATGGGGGGCGGTATTAAAAACGTGCGTGCATTGGTGTTGTTCAAATTCAGCTTGCGCGAAATGTTGATTTTGCTGCACCCACGTGCGGTTCGTACGGTAAAGGTCAACAACCGCTCCATTCCGGATCGCATGGCGTTGACTGTCATGTCGTTCATCTTTATTTATTTTATGACGGTCATCGTATTCAGCTTTTTACTGATGGCTGCAGGCTTGGACTTTTTATCCGCCTTTACGGCAGTCATTGCCTGTATTACTAATGCAGGGCCGGGTTTGGGGGCAGTTGGTCCGTCGCATAATTACGCCGCGCTGAGCGATGTACAGAAATGGCTGTGTACGGCGGTGATGTTGTTGGGACGTTTGGAGATTTTTACCGTTCTGATTTTGTTTACTCCGGCATATTGGAAGAAATAA
- the mltG gene encoding endolytic transglycosylase MltG — MLKKLLKWLAVFLTAFAAVVAALLFVPKDNGKPYRITVAKNQGISSVSRKLAQDGIVYNRYVLVAAAYVMGVHNQLNAGSYRLSAKVSAWDILKRIKKGRPDSVSVQILEGARFAQMRRIIDNTADIAHDTRGWSDEKLMAEVAPDALSSNPEGQFFPDSYEIDAGGSDLQIYKIAYRKMRENLQEAWDDRQSGLPYKNPYEMLIMASLIEKETAHEDDRAHVAAVFVNRLNIGMRLQTDPTVIYGMGDAYKGRIRKADLQRDTPYNTYTRSGLTPTPIALPGKAALEAAGHPSDEKYLYFVSKMDGTGLSEFSHNLSEHNAAVRKYILKK; from the coding sequence ATGCTGAAAAAATTGTTGAAATGGCTGGCCGTATTTTTGACGGCATTTGCCGCCGTGGTTGCCGCATTGTTGTTTGTTCCGAAAGACAACGGCAAACCATACCGTATTACCGTTGCTAAAAACCAAGGTATCTCTTCCGTCAGCCGCAAACTGGCTCAAGACGGCATTGTTTATAACCGTTATGTGCTGGTAGCCGCCGCATATGTGATGGGCGTACACAACCAACTTAATGCCGGTTCTTACCGCCTGTCTGCCAAAGTATCGGCTTGGGACATTTTAAAACGCATTAAAAAAGGCCGCCCTGACTCGGTCAGCGTGCAAATTTTGGAAGGCGCGCGTTTTGCCCAAATGCGCCGTATTATCGACAATACTGCCGACATTGCCCACGACACGCGCGGTTGGAGCGATGAAAAACTGATGGCCGAAGTGGCGCCCGATGCCTTGAGCAGCAATCCTGAAGGACAGTTTTTCCCGGATAGTTACGAAATTGATGCCGGTGGCAGCGATCTTCAAATTTACAAAATCGCCTATCGTAAAATGCGGGAAAACCTGCAAGAAGCATGGGACGACCGTCAAAGCGGCCTGCCTTATAAAAATCCGTACGAAATGCTGATTATGGCGAGTCTGATTGAAAAAGAAACCGCGCACGAAGACGACCGCGCCCATGTGGCCGCAGTATTCGTCAACCGCCTGAATATCGGCATGCGCCTGCAAACCGACCCGACCGTTATCTATGGCATGGGCGATGCATATAAAGGCAGAATCCGCAAAGCCGACCTGCAACGCGATACGCCTTACAATACCTATACGCGCAGCGGCTTGACGCCGACTCCGATTGCGCTTCCCGGCAAGGCCGCGCTTGAAGCGGCAGGCCATCCGTCTGATGAAAAATATCTGTATTTCGTCTCAAAAATGGATGGTACGGGCTTGAGCGAGTTCAGCCACAATCTTTCTGAACACAACGCCGCCGTACGCAAATATATTTTGAAGAAATAA